One part of the Rutidosis leptorrhynchoides isolate AG116_Rl617_1_P2 chromosome 1, CSIRO_AGI_Rlap_v1, whole genome shotgun sequence genome encodes these proteins:
- the LOC139885754 gene encoding probable receptor-like protein kinase At1g11050, translating to MNLYTPTKIFKFLVLSSFLITLQTQQTLITAASCPMDFSYVSQIAWPTADCRRQTTAVSNLTSCCQTLLSVYGIGVAERLKTTSLFNLPDFDTSKTCLDDFQTKLDALKLPNDIANNCFDPEQFVISNNTCAGIRTVQDWDKKLGNDTILSSSCKGDLTDLTACADCVDAGLKVHSQLNSIDGNVSHSNDCFYFVVLYAAGVVNQFGPKSDGAVACTFGINFPQKSGKKSGSNLIFGLIGGLVAVAVMSFFVGLYFWWDRKRKREKVDEFGTDGFESGRLRRRPNTGSIWFKIHELEKATDNFSRNNFIGRGGFGVVYKGVLPDKSVVAVKKIIESEFEGKDEFCNEVEIISNLRHRNLVPLKGCCIHCEDEEYERRDDQRYLVYEYMSNGNLDDHLFPTTGRKSLLTWPQRKNIILDVARGLAYLHYGVKPAIYHRDIKATNILLDTNMGARVADFGLAKQSREGQSHLTTRVAGTHGYLAPEYALYGQLTEKSDVYSFGVVILEIMCGRKAIDLSSESPRAFLITDWAWSLIKEGKIGEVLDRSLLGYDSSNEGMNPKGIMERFVLVGILCAHVMVALRPTIVDALRMLEGDIEVPAIPDRPTPLGHPSFTGDGSTFSISPVLSGLQLKANDMLR from the coding sequence ATGAATCTTTACACACCAACAAAAATCTTTAAATTTCTTGTTTTATCATCTTTTTTAATTACGTTACAAACACAACAAACACTAATAACCGCAGCTTCATGTCCTATGGACTTTTCCTACGTGTCACAAATCGCGTGGCCCACTGCCGACTGCCGTCGTCAAACGACAGCCGTTAGCAACTTAACGTCGTGTTGTCAAACGTTACTTAGCGTTTACGGAATCGGAGTAGCAGAACGTTTAAAAACGACGTCGTTGTTCAATTTGCCTGATTTCGACACGTCCAAAACTTGTTTAGATGATTTTCAAACGAAACTTGATGCATTAAAGTTGCCAAATGATATTGCAAATAATTGTTTTGATCCTGAACAATTCGTTATATCGAATAATACGTGTGCTGGGATTCGTACAGTTCAAGATTGGGACAAAAAGTTAGGGAATGATACAATTCTTAGTTCATCGTGTAAAGGTGATTTAACTGATTTAACTGCTTGTGCTGATTGTGTTGATGCTGGATTGAAGGTTCATAGTCAGTTGAATTCTATTGATGGTAATGTTTCTCATTCGAATGATTGTTTTTATTTTGTTGTTTTATATGCTGCTGGTGTTGTTAATCAGTTTGGGCCTAAAAGTGATGGTGCTGTTGCTTGTACATTTGGGATTAATTTTCCACAAAAATCGGGTAAAAAAAGTGGGTCGAATTTGATATTTGGATTGATTGGAGGACTAGTTGCAGTTGCAGTGATGTCATTTTTTGTGGGGTTGTACTTTTGGTGGGACAGGAAGAGGAAAAGGGAAAAAGTGGATGAATTCGGTACGGATGGTTTTGAATCGGGTAGGTTAAGAAGGCGTCCGAATACTGGTTCTATTTGGTTCAAGATTCACGAGCTTGAAAAGGCGACTGATAACTTTTCGCGGAATAATTTCATTGGTAGAGGTGGATTTGGAGTTGTATACAAAGGCGTTTTACCTGATAAATCGGTGGTTGCTGTTAAAAAGATTATAGAATCGGAGtttgaagggaaggatgagttttGTAATGAAGTTGAAATCATTAGTAATTTAAGGCATCGAAATCTTGTTCCACTTAAAGGGTGTTGTATTCATTGTGAAGATGAAGAGTACGAACGAAGAGACGATCAAAGATACCTTGTTTATGAGTACATGTCAAATGGTAACCTTGATGATCATTTGTTTCCAACAACAGGTCGAAAATCACTACTAACATGGCCTCAAAGGAAGAACATAATTCTAGATGTAGCAAGAGGGTTAGCTTATCTTCATTATGGTGTAAAACCCGCAATTTATCATAGAGATATTAAGGCGACGAATATACTTCTAGACACGAATATGGGAGCTAGAGTGGCGGATTTCGGATTAGCCAAACAAAGTAGAGAAGGGCAATCTCATTTGACCACTAGAGTGGCCGGGACCCATGGCTATTTAGCGCCCGAATATGCTTTATATGGTCAACTTACTGAAAAGAGTGATGTTTATAGTTTTGGAGTCGTGATTTTGGAAATAATGTGTGGGAGAAAAGCAATTGATTTGTCTTCTGAATCGCCTCGCGCGTTCTTGATTACCGATTGGGCTTGGTCACTTATAAAAGAAGGGAAAATTGGGGAGGTTTTGGACCGTTCGTTATTAGGATATGATTCGAGTAATGAAGGTATGAACCCGAAAGGGATCATGGAAAGATTTGTGCTTGTGGGGATTTTGTGTGCTCATGTAATGGTGGCTTTAAGGCCTACAATTGTGGATGCACTGAGGATGTTAGAAGGTGA